The Arachis hypogaea cultivar Tifrunner chromosome 16, arahy.Tifrunner.gnm2.J5K5, whole genome shotgun sequence genome contains a region encoding:
- the LOC112758935 gene encoding uncharacterized protein, whose translation MENSSSASYIHLVHRLIEECILFNMSREECMEALSKHANIQPVITSTVWKELEKENKEFFEAYSNSRAQRAASEQDTRQMIRDILSDPSKQRV comes from the exons ATGGAAAACTCCTCATCTGCATCGTATATCCACCTG GTGCACCGTTTGATAGAGGAGTGTATCCTCTTCAACATGAGCAGAGAAGAGTGTATGGAAGCTCTTTCCAAACATGCAAATATTCAGCCCGTTATTACCTCCACcg TGTGGAAGGAGTTGGAGAAAGAGAATAAGGAGTTCTTCGAGGCATACTCAAATAGCAGAGCCCAGAGAGCAGCTTCAGAGCAAGACACAAGGCAAATGATTCGCGACATACTCTCAGATCCTTCCAAACAACGAGTTTAG